gttaattaaattagtgaatgaattaatttggaaaaggtaattaattatttagaactcaaaataaaaaaaaaggcatcCCCTCTTCTGTTTCCTTATTTGGAGCTTTTTCCAacctcttttctcttctccatTAAATGAAGAATCCAAcgcatttctttctttttcataaatacctcttcatttttcattaatgGACTTTCCAATAATAGtccttttttaataatttttttaaaaattattctactCTCATTCTCACAAGatcctaatttctttttttttgaaaatgtactATAATACAACTTGAGGTCGGAGATATCTTCGATGATTtacttacatatatatatattattcacctactttaatttcaattaattatatagtttttataaaaaaaatatataagaaaaaaaagacttcaaatttaaacaatcggGTAATAAATTCTAAACGATGACgagaaaatttcaaacataaacaatcacaaaaaggaaaaaaaaaaaagcgaaGAAGTACACAAATCATTCGCAATATTCAAAACCAACAAGACCATATAAAAGATTTACGAGAAAATAATCAGATTTGATGAACTTTTGTTAGCAGAActtgaaataagaaaagaaaagaaaaagaaaaacccttgAAAAGTGCAGAAATGAAAGCCACACATATTAGGTGAGTTGAAGACaagtactttttctttttttcttttttctctctttatttttttttttataagaaaaagggaccattctaaaaaaaaaacgttttaatttttatatagaaagGTGTCTATATTAATTTAGTCCCATCATCAGAAACTTCAACATCAAGATAAAAAGagtaacaataataatctttttctttggtcACATAAATGTTCCCATTTTAATATGGAgaataaatattcaataatttatttttatgataaattaagtttaataaaaaaaaaaaggatacataataaagtaaaaagaatTGGCCACATTATCTTTCACTACGTGGATGTTAACATCACCTTAGGTTGTATAGTAAAATATGGACCTTTTGAATTTCTTATCCGTACCATTACTATTACGTCATTGTCCCTATATGCCCATACTATATTTTCGTTATTGTCCTATTCTCACTACGTtcgttttgatttttgtactttttaattttgaaataagtgATCCATTTGattcataaattatatgaGTATAGCCTAAAATAGAAGAGCCGAATTAAATGTGATActagatttgaaaattgtatGCTATTTGATTACGTCCTCATCCCTCCTTTCTTAATTACTAAAATGATtccaattatttgtttattttgatatgcatttttttaaaaaatcaatgattaattttcttctatgTCTTCGTTTCTTTTCCTTGaatttttgtgttattttgtttatgcTTCCTCCTTGCTTTCTTTAGttcttttgaattaattaaagatgGAAGATGATATCAAAGTGAGGATAGCGAGAATCCAAAACGAaggaagtaaaaaaaaattggatataTTTGTGATGATTAGgaaaaaatatggaagaaaCAAGAGAAAGGAATGAGATTTTATAAAAGTGTCTTTCAACCTTGAATCATCCTATTTTCATTAATCCACTTTAACTTTAATTCATCCAAAGTATACTtaaaaagtatagaaaataaaattaaaagtataaaaacttttaaaatcgattgatttttcttaattatttgaatatttgtcaacacaaaaataatctaaaattgtaaattaaatttattcttcCCTAAAATTCTGTACAAATGCAACTGTGGGGTTTCAAACAAAACCCcacaagaaaaggaaaaaaagaaaagaaagaaaagaaagaaaagaaaataaaagaaaagaaaagaaaagaaagataacaATGTTGTTTTTGGGTTGGCAGTTTTCACCGGTAGAATTCTGTCTGCAAAGTGGCGTTTAGCTCCATTTGTGCCGCTTCCCACTTGGCTTTTGCCACCACACCATCATGAACCGGCACATATTCCTGCCAATTTCTATCCTTTTAAAATCACTCCTTAActaaatagagaaaataaacacaaatttaagatCAAGCCGGGGGAAGtttgattttatgtttttaataaacCTCGAGTTTCTGAACAAGCTCCTTGGCGTTTGGAGCAGATACGATAATACTGCGTTGAGACGGCATGATAAAGCCGTCGTCTACCGCCTTATCAATGAAGGAGAGAAGCGAGTTGTAATAGCCATGAACATTAAGCAAACCCACCTATAACATACAAgaataaagaaatcaaacaattaataaGTTATTGCATCAAATGATCTTTTGAtcttattatatttgcaactattccttaaagataatttttacCGGCTTGTCATGGATGCCAAGTTGGGCCCAGGTAATGACTTCGAGTAGCTCTTCCAACGTTCCATATccacctatatatatatatataattcataagTTTTGTTGGTTAAATGGTTAATGTTTATActtagaagaaagagagagagagagagagagagagaaagagaaagagagagagatgagaccTGGGAGGGCAATGAAACAGTCAGAATGGCGGGCCATCTCCGCTTTCCTTTGATGCATGTCGGCTACTGGTCGGACCTCCCCAACTGTTTCTCCAGTAATCTACTTCTccaaaaacacacacacacataccaTTCTTCAAtctatcatttatattatttaaaatcttatCCCCTATGTTTTTATATACTTCTTAATATCTTACTCGTCTCTCACtgcatttcttttcaaatagtACCCGTCcacaaataatattaaatctGTCGTTTCAAagctttttataaatatatatacacttccATCCATATTTGTACACTAGTTTGAGAGATTTCATACCTCTTTACGCATCAAGGTTTTTGGGATAATTCtgtcaaaaatgaaaagaaaaagaattagaaaggttaattatattttaaacttatatattatatcttatCCTATACTTATAAAAAGGATGAGTATAATAATAGTTGATGAATTGAGGATAATTAATTACCCTATGACATGTCCACCTCCATTGTGAACCTCACGAGAGACAAGCCCCATTAACCCAATACTTCCACCTCCATAAACAAGATCCAATCTTCTCGAAacctatatataaaaattaattagatcaTCAATTGAAAAACccacacaataaaaaaaacaaaaattaaactcatgGAGGGATCAGGATATATATgggaataattatattaattagagaattagtactaattaattaccaaTTCTCGGGCGAGTTCGACGGCAGCTTCACGGTAGCAATTTCTCTTGCCGGAGCTACTCCCACAAAAAACACAAACCCTTTTAAACCTTGAGTTTAAGGGATGTATGTGTTTGATCATCTCCCCATCATCacccataataataataaacttaattagggTACTGTATATTATCTGGGTTAGAGAAAATAAGATATGAGTTTAGAAAGAGAGtataatatatgtaataattgGTAAACTTAAGGTATTTAGGGGAAAGAGAGAGGAGGAGGTATATGGGAGGAAATTAAAGGGATACCAAACAAAGGAAGGACCAAAGAAAGAGatatatagaagaagaagaagaagaagaagaagaagaagaaggggtAAAGGCAAGGGGAAAAAGGGGGAGTCAATTTGAGTCACTTTCTAAAATCATGTTGGGCCACGTGCACGGTGCACTtatattctctctctctttttagtTGCTTTATGATTCATTTCGCCGACAGGATTCAATTCTCTACATCCCACTCTTCAACTACTTTCTTTCGATCACCATATCATCATCATCCTTCTCCTCCAATCCTATCTCTCATTTCTCTGTTTCCCACAAGATTAGAACAGTGGTTGTCCGATCCTGCCATTTGAAAGGTTAAAAAAACGTGATCACCTCTAAGCTCAATACAAAGAGTTTTACTCATTTGGccctttctaatttttctcttaattatttcaaatgttttatgtttgataTACTAACTCTCTCAGTTGCATGAGTGATACAATAATAATCTGATGCTCTTCTAATTGgattaacaataatattgatgtgtgattataataattttcatatactaattcaaaatctttagTTTGTGTTTTTCCTCCcttaattatttctattgtagaaaattttcttagttATCTCACTTAAAGAAACGGTCATATGAATCTTTTTGTTCCGCTTCTAAATTGTGATCACTTTGAAGTTTGAACGACactattaattgataaattttaaggttcacattatttttatacCTTGTCTTGTGTTGTTGGTATGTATAGATAACGTCAAGTTGCTTTCTGACTGAGTACACTTTGGGTTAAATTAGTACATACTATAATTGTGTTTtactaattaaacatataaaatattgtcTATTCATTAAAGGGGCGAGAATGAGACTATTCATAGAGTTCACTTACGATTCGATATCTGGTTTAAGATAAAAGTATTAGGGTCTAGTGATGTcaacacatatataattgtCGAGGTTGTAGGATATTCTGATAAGTGGACTCGACTAGAATATTATTACCTTTTGGTGAACTGAAATAATCTCACCTAGATCAAGTCATGACTTTATACCATCAGAACACTTCAATTTGAGATGCTTATAGACCttcaaaatatctttttaaactTGAACCAGTCTGTAAATCTAAATATCACCCTGAATTACTTCAACAATTTTTATCGTAATAAACAATAGTACTTAAAGtttgtcattaaaaaaaaattaaattgtaaacGGACATTCTTCATCTCTCTAAGTTTgattactttaaattaatgGAAAGATGAAGTTTGATTAGTGGcttaagataattaattaaccattaaagattctctctctcttctcatTTTGTGGAAGAAACGTTTGATTGCATAAGACATTG
This DNA window, taken from Cucumis sativus cultivar 9930 chromosome 6, Cucumber_9930_V3, whole genome shotgun sequence, encodes the following:
- the LOC101207180 gene encoding cytokinin riboside 5'-monophosphate phosphoribohydrolase LOG1, with product MGDDGEMIKHIHPLNSRFKRVCVFCGSSSGKRNCYREAAVELARELVSRRLDLVYGGGSIGLMGLVSREVHNGGGHVIGIIPKTLMRKEITGETVGEVRPVADMHQRKAEMARHSDCFIALPGGYGTLEELLEVITWAQLGIHDKPVGLLNVHGYYNSLLSFIDKAVDDGFIMPSQRSIIVSAPNAKELVQKLEEYVPVHDGVVAKAKWEAAQMELNATLQTEFYR